ATTCGGTCACTATCAACATCCGCAGCAGAAAATAAAGGTTGCGCTAGCTCTTTCACTATTGCTTCCACTTCACTATCTCTAATAATGTTAATAGAGTAAGCATTATTATAATATGCAAAAAAGAACAATAAAGTCAAAAACTTAGCAATTTTAAACATGAAAATTCTGTATTTGTACAACTTACAGGAATTTTATATTTTAACACTTAAATTATACAAATTTATAAACGCTAGTTTGATTTTTTGACGTAACTGATAAGTTTGTCGATGGTGGTTAACTTAATTTTATGATGTTCAGCAAATTCAAGCAGCTCAGGTAAGCGCATCATAGAGCCATCATCATTCACTAATTCACACCCTACAGCTGCATGATTAAAGCCAACTAACTTTGCTATTTCAACACTTGCTTCAGTATGACCATTGCGTGCTAAAACCCCACCATCATTTGCAATAATAGGAAAAACATGCCCAGGAGTAATAATATCATCTTTAGTACTCTTTTCATCAATAGCGGTAAGTATCGTATGCGTTCTATCATGAGCAGAAACACCTGTTGTAATGCCATAACGCGCATCAATTGACGTAGTAAATGCAGTATGAGGAGT
The window above is part of the Wolbachia endosymbiont (group A) of Bibio marci genome. Proteins encoded here:
- the ribB gene encoding 3,4-dihydroxy-2-butanone-4-phosphate synthase: MVQATYASMSLSGISSVEDVLEDARSGKLFILVDDESRENEGDLVVLAEKVKPEHMAFMVRYGTGIVFLAMTKLHMNKLNLEFMRRSNVDEKLTPHTAFTTSIDARYGITTGVSAHDRTHTILTAIDEKSTKDDIITPGHVFPIIANDGGVLARNGHTEASVEIAKLVGFNHAAVGCELVNDDGSMMRLPELLEFAEHHKIKLTTIDKLISYVKKSN